Part of the Vibrio celticus genome, TTTGTCGGAATAGAAGCTTTTGCTCACATGGGAGAGGAGTTCAAAAATCCACAACGTGACTTCCCAATCGCGATCATTGCAGGCTGTTTTGTTGCGGGGCTAGTGTATTGGGCTTGTTCAGTAGTGATTCTTAAACTGGGTGCTTACGGTTCACCTGAATTCGACGCTGCATCCATCCCTTGGGTAACAGAACAACTGTTTGGTAATGGCTTTAAGACCGTCATCAGCGTGCTGGGGTTCTTTGCTTGCTTTGCCAGCCTCAACCTTTACACACAAAGCCTGTCTCGGATGATCTGGGCTCAGGCTCGTCAACACACACCTACAAGTCGAATGGCTCAACTGAACAGCCGCGGCGTACCACTTTACCCAACGATAGCAATTGGCTTTGTCGTGCTTATCTCGTGTGTGATTGGTGAACTCTCTAACTTGGACCTTGAGTTCTTTCTCAAGCTCGCTAACGGTATTTTTGTTCTGGTTTATCTGCTCGCAATGTTAGCCGCTTGCCGATTACTAACAGGCGCATCTAGATACACAGCCATGCTTTCATTGGTCATCTGTACCTTGGTGTTTATCTGTTTAAGTTGGTCGATGCTCTATGCCGTGACTATTTTTGTGACATTGTCACTCCCTTGGCGAAAGTGGTTGGGTAAACCCACCGTTTCTGTCGACAAGCTGTAAACGATACCTACCAATATCACTGATAAAAAAGCCGAGCGATCTGTTTGATCTTCGGCTTTATCTCAGCCAGACGGATATTTCCAAACCCCAGCACCGCCCCACTCCAATCACGAGCATCACTCGAACCGTACTCATAAAAATCAAACGGACGAATGATGATATTTTCAAGCTCAGCTCGTCGGCTCCACTCATGTTCAGATATACCTTGATACCACTGCACGGTCACATGTAGCCCTGCCGCCTGACTGATCACTTCAAGATCACCGTTAAACTCGCTTTCAATCGCTTCTATCATGGTTTCATACTTGAGTTTGTATAACCGACGCATCTTTCTAATATGACGCAGCAAATCGCCTTCTCGAACAAAATCCGCCAAAGCTTCCTGTGTGTGGGACGCCGTGTCTCCAGTAAGCGCATCTTTGATCTCAAGACACTTCGCCACCAGACTTTCTGGCACCACTAAGTACCCTAATCGAAGGCCATTGAACATCACCTTACTCAGAGAGCCGACATAGATGATGCGATCATCGAACCCCAACTTTCCCGCCAACCCTTGCATGCTGGTATAAGGGCGATGAGCAAACTGGAACTCACTGTCGTAGTCGTCTTCAATGATCCATGACTGATGTTGATTGGCCCAATCGATAAGTTTAAGGCGTTGCTCAGTATTTAAAGTCGTGCCCATTGGGTATTGGTTACTCGGTGTGACATACAGAGCCTTAGCATTACTGGCCAACACTTTCTCAATATCTAGCCCCACCTTTTCACGCACACTTACACCGTCTAACTTTAGTCTCAACAGATCGATAATTTTATGTACTTGTCGATAACCGGGTTCCTCTACAAGGATTTTGTCGCCCATCGTTAACGTTGCCATTAATCCGATTGAGATGGCTTGCTGCGCACCTGCGGTGATGATGATTCTGTCGGCACTGCAATGAACCGAACGACTGCTTGCAAGGTACCCGCTCAATGCTTCTCTCAAGGCTAAGCTTCCCTGAACCTCTTGATTGCCCGCAATGTTCTGACGTGTAGAGTGGCGTTGCAGCAACCTCTGCCATTTCGCAAAAGGGAACGCATCTAAGTCTGGGACTCCGGGGGCAAAGCTACGGTTAATGTCGTTAGGTGTGGCTATGTTTGCACTCGGTTGACTGACTGTTTGTTTAATCTTTGCATCCTGAACACACTTCGGTTGAGACAAACTTAGAAAGTGTTCTGGTTGTTCAACCGAGACATAAAACCCTGAGCCTTGCTTACTCTCGATATAACCTTCAGTGACCAGTTGTTCGTACGCATAAATCACCGTATTTCGACTCACCGATAACTCGACGGCCAACTTACGTGTTGAAGGTAACTTACTGCCCTTGCTCCATAAATCTTGAACGATCTTCTCTCTGATAGCGTGGAACAAGGCGGTTTGACGCGTGTCGTGTTGTTCGTCTAATTGTAGGTCACCGACATCGATAGGCTGCATAACTGGATCCAAATAGTGTTTAAAAGTGGCTCTATTTAATAGACCAGTTAATCGCTACATTAATCAAAAGGCAATGATTAAGGAGCGATTATGTTATCTAACACGAAAAGAACCACGATTAAAAAAGGGGCTCACAAAGC contains:
- the yjeH gene encoding L-methionine/branched-chain amino acid transporter — translated: MTQLKQEITLISGIGQLSTTLLGTGLFMIPAIAAGIAGQLSLLAWLILFIAICPIALTFAALGKRYPNAGGTAYFVRQAFSERLETSVAWLFVSVIPVGIPAAIALAGGFAQQLLPAPLDTPLGAQSFTVALLIAVNLMGSKSSGRLQTVIALSIFALVSAFVWKADITVANVALPAISSDSMWSIGAALAVMFWCFVGIEAFAHMGEEFKNPQRDFPIAIIAGCFVAGLVYWACSVVILKLGAYGSPEFDAASIPWVTEQLFGNGFKTVISVLGFFACFASLNLYTQSLSRMIWAQARQHTPTSRMAQLNSRGVPLYPTIAIGFVVLISCVIGELSNLDLEFFLKLANGIFVLVYLLAMLAACRLLTGASRYTAMLSLVICTLVFICLSWSMLYAVTIFVTLSLPWRKWLGKPTVSVDKL
- the pdxR gene encoding MocR-like pyridoxine biosynthesis transcription factor PdxR, translated to MQPIDVGDLQLDEQHDTRQTALFHAIREKIVQDLWSKGSKLPSTRKLAVELSVSRNTVIYAYEQLVTEGYIESKQGSGFYVSVEQPEHFLSLSQPKCVQDAKIKQTVSQPSANIATPNDINRSFAPGVPDLDAFPFAKWQRLLQRHSTRQNIAGNQEVQGSLALREALSGYLASSRSVHCSADRIIITAGAQQAISIGLMATLTMGDKILVEEPGYRQVHKIIDLLRLKLDGVSVREKVGLDIEKVLASNAKALYVTPSNQYPMGTTLNTEQRLKLIDWANQHQSWIIEDDYDSEFQFAHRPYTSMQGLAGKLGFDDRIIYVGSLSKVMFNGLRLGYLVVPESLVAKCLEIKDALTGDTASHTQEALADFVREGDLLRHIRKMRRLYKLKYETMIEAIESEFNGDLEVISQAAGLHVTVQWYQGISEHEWSRRAELENIIIRPFDFYEYGSSDARDWSGAVLGFGNIRLAEIKPKIKQIARLFYQ